ACGCGATCAGCATAGCTGTGAATATGGCCAAGGCCCGTCTGAACCGGTGCAAGTCGGTATACCAGCCGATAAAGTTGCTGGTGAAGAAGCCCATATACATGTTGTAGGGACTATAGACTACGGTTAGCACGACAATAATCAGCATCTGCAGCCCCAGCCAGGCCGTATACGTTCTCTCTTCCGCCCAGTAGAGCTGGCGGTAAATCACCAGGAACAGCAGGAGCAGCGCCACTCCCCACATCAGCTTATAGCCGCTGTAGCCATCGAGATTCAGCACCGGGAACACCAGATAGAACAGCCAGATATAGGGGAAGAAGCCGAATCTTTTCGGAAATATCCGGAACTGCTTACGTGCCACCATGGATTACACCGCTTCCTGTTTTCGCCTTATATAGACCGATAATAACATAAATACAGCCAGGTAACCGAGCAGCAGCAGTACGGCCTTCCACGACGGGGAATCTCCCGCTACAATCGCCCAGGCTCCATCTCCATAATTGTAGGACGGCAGCCAGTGTCCGATCTTCTGCATCAGCTTAGGCATAATCTCCAGAGGCATCCACATGCCCCCGGCCACCGCCAGCCCCATATAGAGCACATTGCTCACCCCGCTGGCCGTATCCACCCGCTTCATGGACCCGATAATCGTACCCAGCGCCAGAAAAGGCAGAGAGCCCGCAAGCAGCCACAGTCCGCTAAGCAGCCACTGCGCTGCTGTCAGCGATACCCCGTTAATCAGGTACCCGGCTGCGAAAATGCACAGAACCGAGAACAGATGCATGATGCTCTGACCGAACATTTTGCCGAAAAAATATACCGAAGACGGCAGCGGAGTAATGCGGATAAACGTATTCCAGCCCTGCGTCTGCTCCTGCACCAGCCGGACGCCGAGCGTCATAATCGCCGAGCCCATCACGCTGA
The sequence above is a segment of the Paenibacillus sp. FSL R7-0204 genome. Coding sequences within it:
- a CDS encoding ABC transporter permease, translated to MNPMMAQCKAELLRIIRNPYYVFWSLLMPIMFYFIFTRVVNTGTDDTKQWQAHYLMSMAAFSVMGSAIMTLGVRLVQEQTQGWNTFIRITPLPSSVYFFGKMFGQSIMHLFSVLCIFAAGYLINGVSLTAAQWLLSGLWLLAGSLPFLALGTIIGSMKRVDTASGVSNVLYMGLAVAGGMWMPLEIMPKLMQKIGHWLPSYNYGDGAWAIVAGDSPSWKAVLLLLGYLAVFMLLSVYIRRKQEAV